The Aureispira anguillae genome contains a region encoding:
- the pdxR gene encoding MocR-like pyridoxine biosynthesis transcription factor PdxR, whose amino-acid sequence MLPYKNLIVINRKNAQAIYLQIAEALVQLIQQGKLAASTKLPGSRALSKLLEVHRNTVTTAYEELEAQGWVEILPKRGVFVHAKIPLLKKQTLGRAADKTTATIGYSLEPLDFIDPVCAMPPHRLQFNDGVPDVRLAPLALLGRAYRSVIQRSTFRKDLTYGNPLGEQTLRLALLEHLQNTRGIAMELDHILISRGSVMGIYMVAQALLKKGDVVVVGKLNYTTGNMMFQHLGARLERINVDEHGIVVDELEILCQQMPVRMVYVASHHHHPTTVTLSIDRRLKLLALAEVYHFAIIEDDYDYDFHYQRNPILPLASIDQLKHVIYIGSLSKVIAPAFRVGFVVAHPDLIQKMGNLRRIIDRQGDFPLEKAIAELFHTGDIQRHIRKSLFIYEQRRNRLSDLLKTHLGDCVQFQKPKGGMAIWTIFDPQIELKKTSQKALKNGLFFSDGESYTVNTPHLKATRLGFASLSLEELEAAVLILKKSITTT is encoded by the coding sequence ATGTTGCCTTATAAAAACCTTATCGTTATAAACCGAAAAAATGCACAAGCTATTTACTTGCAAATAGCAGAGGCATTGGTGCAATTGATTCAGCAAGGAAAGTTAGCCGCAAGTACCAAATTGCCTGGATCAAGAGCCTTGAGTAAACTATTGGAAGTGCATAGAAATACGGTTACCACTGCTTATGAGGAGTTAGAAGCACAGGGTTGGGTAGAAATTCTTCCAAAGAGAGGTGTTTTTGTTCATGCTAAAATACCCCTGCTAAAAAAACAAACATTAGGCAGGGCAGCGGATAAAACTACTGCTACCATTGGTTATTCACTGGAGCCTTTGGATTTTATTGATCCTGTTTGTGCGATGCCGCCACATCGTTTACAATTTAACGACGGTGTACCAGATGTACGTTTAGCTCCTTTGGCTTTATTAGGACGAGCCTATCGATCTGTCATACAGCGTTCTACTTTTCGAAAAGACTTAACTTATGGCAATCCATTAGGAGAACAAACATTAAGATTAGCCTTATTAGAACACCTCCAAAATACAAGGGGAATTGCAATGGAGTTAGATCATATCCTAATTTCTAGAGGGTCCGTTATGGGGATCTATATGGTTGCGCAGGCCTTGTTAAAAAAGGGAGATGTTGTTGTTGTTGGAAAATTAAATTATACAACGGGTAATATGATGTTTCAGCATTTGGGAGCAAGGTTGGAACGAATCAATGTAGATGAGCATGGGATTGTGGTAGATGAATTGGAAATATTATGCCAGCAAATGCCCGTTCGCATGGTTTATGTGGCTTCGCATCATCATCATCCTACAACGGTAACATTAAGTATTGATCGAAGACTTAAATTGTTAGCCTTGGCAGAGGTGTATCATTTTGCGATTATAGAGGACGATTACGATTATGATTTTCATTATCAAAGAAATCCTATCTTACCATTGGCAAGCATAGACCAATTGAAGCATGTGATTTATATTGGATCACTTAGTAAAGTAATTGCTCCTGCTTTTCGGGTTGGTTTTGTGGTTGCTCATCCCGATTTGATTCAGAAAATGGGAAACCTAAGAAGAATTATAGATCGGCAGGGTGACTTCCCACTAGAAAAGGCAATTGCTGAGTTATTCCATACAGGAGATATTCAACGACATATTCGAAAATCACTCTTCATTTACGAACAAAGAAGAAACCGATTGAGCGATTTGTTAAAGACCCATTTAGGCGACTGTGTTCAGTTTCAAAAACCTAAAGGAGGGATGGCAATTTGGACTATTTTTGATCCACAGATTGAACTTAAGAAAACAAGCCAGAAAGCATTAAAAAATGGTTTGTTCTTTTCGGACGGAGAGAGTTATACCGTTAACACTCCTCATTTAAAGGCAACTCGATTGGGGTTTGCTTCGTTGAGCTTAGAGGAATTGGAGGCTGCTGTTTTGATACTCAAAAAATCAATTACAACAACGTAG
- the msrB gene encoding peptide-methionine (R)-S-oxide reductase MsrB, with amino-acid sequence MNKLFVGITLLITVVVLIACQSKSNAVHQGMEAAIGTVEALDSNGVGKIIKTEEEWKKVLSSEQYRILREKGTERAFTGKYWDNKAKGIYSCAACQLPLFDAETKFKSGTGWPSFYQPIGTPNVTEHKDNSYGMVRTEVTCGRCDGHLGHVFDDGPAPTGLRYCINSESLSFKSKGK; translated from the coding sequence ATGAACAAGTTATTTGTGGGAATTACGCTATTGATTACGGTTGTTGTTTTAATTGCTTGCCAATCAAAAAGTAATGCTGTGCATCAAGGAATGGAAGCAGCCATTGGTACTGTTGAGGCATTGGATTCTAATGGCGTTGGAAAAATTATAAAAACAGAAGAAGAGTGGAAAAAAGTGCTTAGTTCTGAACAATATCGTATTTTACGGGAGAAAGGAACAGAACGTGCTTTTACGGGAAAGTATTGGGACAACAAAGCGAAGGGCATCTATTCTTGTGCCGCTTGTCAATTGCCTTTGTTTGATGCGGAGACTAAATTTAAATCAGGAACAGGTTGGCCAAGCTTTTATCAGCCAATTGGAACACCAAACGTAACAGAACACAAGGATAACAGTTATGGTATGGTTCGAACAGAAGTAACTTGTGGTCGTTGTGATGGACATTTGGGGCATGTATTTGATGATGGACCAGCACCTACAGGTTTGCGGTATTGCATCAATTCTGAATCCTTGAGTTTTAAATCAAAAGGAAAGTAG
- the thiH gene encoding 2-iminoacetate synthase ThiH, whose translation MSNFKTIFDQYNWDNVKASIYNKTATDVERALTTQKRTIEDFKALISPAAEPYLEQMAQLSHQLTLKRFGKTMQLYIPMYLSNECQNICTYCGFSLDNKIPRRTLNGFEMLQEIETLKNMGYEHVLLVTGEANKTVGVDYFKKTLEIIRPHFAHISMEVQPLDQKDYEELLPLGLNTVLVYQETYHKEDYKKHHPKGKKSNFYYRLDTPDRLGKAGVHKIGLGTLIGLEDWRTDSFFTALHLDYLERVYWKTKYTISFPRLRPFSGGLEPKVAMNDKELVQLICAYRIFNEEVELSISTRETEVFRNNIIKLGITSMSAGSKTNPGGYKVEPQSLEQFEISDERSPKTIVEMLKAQGYEPVWKDWEMAYN comes from the coding sequence ATGAGCAATTTTAAGACGATATTTGATCAATATAATTGGGACAACGTAAAAGCAAGCATCTATAACAAAACTGCAACGGATGTAGAACGAGCACTGACTACGCAAAAACGAACAATAGAAGATTTTAAAGCCTTGATTTCACCTGCTGCGGAGCCTTACCTAGAGCAAATGGCACAACTTAGCCATCAGCTCACCCTAAAGCGTTTCGGCAAAACCATGCAGCTATATATTCCCATGTATTTATCCAATGAGTGCCAAAATATTTGTACTTACTGTGGTTTTAGCTTAGACAACAAAATCCCACGCCGTACCCTTAACGGTTTTGAGATGCTTCAAGAGATAGAAACCCTCAAAAATATGGGCTATGAACACGTTTTGCTGGTCACTGGCGAAGCCAATAAGACGGTTGGGGTTGATTATTTTAAAAAGACATTAGAAATCATTCGCCCTCACTTTGCGCATATTTCGATGGAAGTACAGCCCTTGGATCAAAAAGACTATGAAGAATTGCTTCCTTTGGGTTTAAATACCGTTTTGGTCTATCAGGAAACTTATCACAAGGAGGACTACAAAAAACACCATCCTAAAGGTAAAAAATCTAATTTTTATTATCGCTTAGACACTCCTGATCGACTAGGGAAAGCAGGGGTACACAAGATTGGATTGGGAACCTTGATTGGCTTGGAAGATTGGCGAACCGATAGCTTTTTTACAGCTTTGCACTTGGATTATTTGGAGCGAGTCTATTGGAAAACAAAATATACGATCTCCTTTCCTCGTTTGCGTCCTTTTTCGGGAGGGCTAGAGCCTAAAGTTGCGATGAATGATAAAGAATTGGTGCAGCTAATTTGTGCTTATAGAATCTTTAACGAAGAGGTAGAATTATCTATATCTACTCGTGAAACAGAAGTTTTTCGCAATAACATCATCAAATTAGGGATTACCTCTATGAGCGCAGGGTCCAAAACCAATCCAGGTGGGTACAAGGTAGAGCCTCAGTCCTTGGAACAATTTGAAATTTCGGATGAGCGTTCTCCTAAAACAATTGTTGAAATGCTCAAAGCCCAAGGCTATGAGCCCGTTTGGAAAGATTGGGAAATGGCTTACAACTAA
- a CDS encoding acyclic terpene utilization AtuA family protein, producing MKKKIVRIAGTQGFYGDSPMGAIAVAKAGAADYLMHDALAELTLSILQKDKLKDPNLGYARDIEFHAAKLFPITLAKGIKVVTDSGGLNPHSAAKKVKAILAQQGITTAKIAAIDGDDMLDALERFKSDGLPLLNLDTGLPYADSPLPVTHANVYIGAQCIKDALAQGADIILAGRVADPCLALGILAHEFDWKLDATTSEDLNKLANGIMVGHILECGGQASGGNAYSEWLGRAYKFSHLGYPIAHVEQDGSAVITKLEQQGGKVSRNTIREQLVYEIHNPQAYITPDVTVDFTQIKVTELAPNQVRVENAKGNPRPEMLKLCIGQLEGYMTEQLFYFSYPYAYEKAKAFVEAVKETWATLPFQYDELRINYLGINGIHESAAPALPQELIDTMNEIGVRIAFRHQDKKVGKLLIQSIVCLGLNGPPGMAASMNWGKAASLRLGLFPTLIPRTYVNPTITLY from the coding sequence ATGAAAAAAAAGATCGTTCGAATCGCAGGTACCCAAGGCTTTTATGGAGATAGCCCTATGGGGGCAATTGCCGTAGCCAAAGCAGGGGCTGCTGATTATTTGATGCACGATGCCTTGGCAGAGTTAACCCTATCTATTTTGCAAAAAGACAAACTCAAAGATCCCAACTTAGGTTATGCTAGGGATATAGAGTTTCACGCTGCAAAACTTTTTCCGATTACCCTCGCTAAAGGCATAAAAGTAGTTACCGATTCTGGTGGCTTAAACCCTCATAGTGCCGCAAAAAAAGTTAAAGCAATCTTGGCGCAACAAGGTATTACAACCGCTAAAATTGCAGCAATTGATGGAGATGATATGCTAGATGCCTTAGAACGCTTCAAATCAGATGGTTTGCCTTTGCTCAATCTCGATACAGGGCTTCCTTATGCCGACTCTCCCCTTCCAGTGACCCATGCCAATGTTTATATTGGAGCGCAGTGCATTAAAGATGCCTTGGCGCAGGGTGCAGATATTATTTTGGCTGGACGAGTTGCAGACCCTTGCTTGGCTCTTGGTATTTTAGCCCATGAATTTGATTGGAAATTGGACGCTACGACCTCCGAAGATTTAAATAAATTGGCCAATGGCATTATGGTAGGGCATATTTTAGAATGTGGTGGGCAAGCTTCTGGAGGAAATGCTTATTCGGAATGGCTTGGTCGAGCTTATAAATTTAGCCACTTAGGTTATCCTATTGCCCATGTAGAACAGGATGGAAGTGCTGTGATTACCAAGCTAGAACAACAGGGCGGTAAGGTTAGCCGTAATACCATTCGAGAACAACTCGTATATGAAATTCATAACCCTCAGGCTTATATCACGCCTGATGTAACCGTCGATTTCACCCAAATAAAAGTAACGGAGCTTGCTCCCAATCAAGTACGGGTAGAAAATGCCAAAGGCAATCCTCGCCCCGAAATGCTAAAACTTTGTATTGGACAGCTAGAAGGTTACATGACCGAACAGCTTTTTTATTTTTCGTATCCCTATGCCTATGAAAAGGCAAAAGCATTTGTTGAAGCAGTTAAAGAAACTTGGGCAACCCTCCCCTTTCAATACGATGAATTACGCATTAATTACCTAGGTATTAATGGCATTCACGAATCTGCCGCTCCTGCATTGCCCCAAGAGCTAATTGATACGATGAATGAAATTGGAGTACGCATTGCCTTTAGACATCAAGATAAAAAAGTAGGCAAGTTATTGATCCAATCCATTGTTTGTTTGGGGTTAAACGGCCCTCCTGGTATGGCAGCAAGTATGAATTGGGGAAAAGCAGCCTCATTGCGTTTGGGCTTATTTCCAACACTTATTCCTAGAACTTATGTAAATCCTACCATCACCTTGTATTAA
- a CDS encoding enoyl-CoA hydratase-related protein, translating into MIYTPAQTQDIHQQTFAYLILEEKAHSLHITLNRPQQKNALNEVLLRELAFAISYAQHNNHIWVVTLGAVGNIFCAGADLKTFMGQKDEHSGSTIPIENQKIILGDLFNNLHKPCIAKVAKPVYAGGFLLLAGCTHVVAVGSSTFTLSEVKRGIWPFQVMASLLRIMPERTALNWCIHGGSWSAQSAYEAGLVTHLVLDQDLEHTVDVLVDTICQNSPTAIRLGLQTVQEMKSIPSQEQHKFLHQRLMELIQTKDAKEGINAFKEKRLPNWSGE; encoded by the coding sequence ATGATTTATACTCCAGCACAAACCCAAGATATTCACCAACAGACTTTTGCCTATTTAATCCTCGAAGAAAAAGCACATAGCCTCCATATTACCCTCAACCGCCCTCAACAAAAAAACGCTTTAAATGAAGTGCTCCTTAGAGAATTGGCTTTTGCGATTTCCTATGCGCAACACAACAACCACATTTGGGTCGTTACTTTGGGGGCAGTAGGAAATATTTTTTGTGCAGGGGCAGATTTAAAAACGTTTATGGGGCAAAAAGACGAACATTCGGGCTCAACGATTCCGATTGAAAACCAAAAAATTATTTTAGGGGATCTTTTTAATAATTTGCATAAACCCTGTATTGCCAAAGTTGCTAAACCTGTTTATGCAGGTGGTTTTCTTTTATTAGCAGGCTGTACTCATGTTGTTGCAGTAGGATCTAGTACCTTTACCTTATCAGAGGTTAAGCGAGGCATCTGGCCCTTTCAGGTTATGGCTAGTTTACTCCGCATTATGCCAGAGCGAACGGCTCTGAATTGGTGCATTCATGGTGGGAGTTGGTCTGCTCAATCTGCTTATGAAGCAGGACTTGTGACCCATTTAGTGCTGGATCAAGACTTGGAGCATACGGTTGACGTTTTAGTAGATACGATTTGTCAAAACTCGCCTACGGCCATTCGTCTTGGTCTGCAAACCGTTCAGGAAATGAAATCTATCCCTAGCCAAGAACAACACAAATTCTTGCATCAACGACTGATGGAATTAATACAAACCAAAGATGCCAAGGAAGGAATTAACGCATTCAAAGAAAAACGCTTACCCAATTGGTCTGGAGAATAG
- a CDS encoding group III truncated hemoglobin, whose protein sequence is MKQDIQNRADIELLVRTFYEKALQDEQIGFIFTTVAQIDLTQHFPRLFDFWENILLTPNGYKHNVLKTHLDLHQKVPLKAVHFERWLFLFVATVDELFEGKVANNAKNKALSIATVIQVKLHRPTTLL, encoded by the coding sequence ATGAAACAAGATATACAAAACCGAGCAGATATAGAGCTTCTCGTTCGCACCTTCTACGAAAAGGCATTGCAGGATGAACAAATTGGTTTCATTTTTACAACTGTTGCTCAAATTGATCTAACACAGCACTTTCCTCGCTTGTTTGATTTCTGGGAAAATATTTTATTAACTCCCAATGGCTATAAACACAATGTTTTAAAGACACATTTGGACTTACACCAAAAAGTCCCACTTAAAGCAGTACATTTTGAACGTTGGCTGTTTCTTTTTGTAGCAACAGTTGATGAACTTTTTGAGGGAAAAGTAGCGAATAATGCCAAAAATAAAGCCTTATCTATTGCGACGGTTATACAAGTCAAATTACATCGTCCTACTACGTTGTTGTAA
- a CDS encoding WG repeat-containing protein, with translation MLHFLLIVIGVLLFDTASGQQRLYPVHVNQKWGLMDVEGGLVVKPIYNNIGLFEKEGYAIVEEDGLLGVVDTLGTIVIPCKYALMDYIGRGLFSVKVGEVWQVINIKDKLILDKMAGKIRFLEGNYLSYEELTGLGLAHIDRGVLLPPQFKSFNFLEGGYIVGIDEKEVQTIHDSSGQSIIAHGFSKIKIKNNWIWGKRNGKWGSYTLDGQVKLHHNWSFYESKGVNFYELIDEDERHFLYSRFLDTIILRKVPKLEAFDVNRVEFVRRDGSRGLVDRRGNILFEGAYEFITKFSPTTFRVKKEDHQGVIRADGSVLIPFIYNYIGNLDDQVAIVRKKEQYGVINQQGKLVLPPVFQTSPELRDNHVRYKDPNGALQLFDFDEKGELIKNTTFSNLKSLKIRISNRGANLAVNNTPRNTTNPYQISDSLCWLFHSGSRMWGLWNLQTKKYKFAPQWSSVVVLKQQGLSIVGQSDLDIGGRLNTGRIKLRVNEVFGLFNNKHGLPISKMEFIDIRMSDFQTLGLDIARCIFVGGSHGLLKSNGRVLARGYVYIGEFIEGKARATKKGRLVVDLDRKIKRPIGKASTYYNSLRASYSFDNDDDPKFFRALNTHGQLYCVDAKWGYIDSLGGKNSGFKYDYVENYSNDRALIRQDGKWGMLDHEGNEVLAPAYDNFNFLPNANKKLFFITRNQQLYGAIDSNAKIIVPVKYTRIRTYKEDRIAVKNQAGRWGYVDRNSNEIIKTKYRVAYDFSEGLAVIFDQSRWGALDQNGNVVIKPQYLKMGSFVEGKAWVHLARGKKGYINQKGKLLFSGKYSKLTDFKDGIARVFVRKKGWGLMDTTGHLILKPKRHFKKIEPFNNYGLAKVKIGKKYRLINREGKFVGKRAYGAIKEFNEGLAIVRLQALSGFHFGRPNLKWTFIDTTGELVTKNEFRQLQAFSEGRAAFTNEDSKRGYINKEGAVIIEPVYFRVEEFKENRAVVWDNYNRTGVIDTTGKVIIPIEYNKILDINQGLALVRKNSWTYYFVREDTKRHTPNNFSGAHIFEGNVTPVKSNNKWGVINEKGLQMLIPKYAKITPFEEGVAKVSVTDLIGVVDVNGKVIIEPEYEYIAYVGKGLFRVERGDKMGYLNMDGEWVWSMK, from the coding sequence ATGTTACATTTTCTTTTGATAGTTATTGGAGTTCTACTTTTTGATACCGCTAGTGGGCAACAACGCTTGTATCCCGTTCATGTCAATCAAAAGTGGGGTCTAATGGATGTTGAAGGAGGGCTGGTAGTAAAGCCTATTTATAACAATATTGGATTATTTGAAAAAGAAGGGTATGCCATTGTGGAAGAGGATGGTTTGTTAGGGGTGGTCGATACCTTGGGGACAATTGTTATTCCCTGTAAATATGCCTTAATGGATTATATCGGCAGAGGATTATTTTCTGTAAAAGTTGGTGAGGTATGGCAAGTGATCAATATAAAAGATAAGCTAATCTTGGATAAAATGGCGGGAAAGATTCGCTTTCTGGAGGGCAATTACTTGAGTTATGAAGAACTGACAGGGCTGGGATTGGCGCATATTGATCGTGGCGTTCTTTTACCACCTCAATTCAAAAGCTTTAATTTTTTAGAGGGAGGGTATATTGTAGGAATAGACGAAAAAGAGGTGCAAACAATACATGATAGCAGTGGTCAGTCAATCATAGCCCATGGATTTAGTAAGATTAAGATTAAAAACAACTGGATTTGGGGAAAGCGAAATGGCAAATGGGGGAGTTATACCCTAGATGGTCAAGTAAAGCTCCACCATAATTGGAGCTTTTACGAAAGCAAAGGAGTTAATTTTTATGAATTGATTGATGAAGATGAACGGCACTTTTTATACTCTAGGTTTTTGGATACGATAATCTTACGTAAAGTTCCAAAATTGGAAGCTTTTGATGTCAATCGTGTTGAATTTGTTCGAAGAGACGGATCTAGAGGTTTGGTAGATCGTAGAGGGAACATTCTTTTTGAAGGAGCCTATGAGTTTATTACAAAATTTTCTCCAACTACTTTTCGGGTTAAAAAAGAGGATCATCAAGGGGTTATTAGAGCCGATGGCAGTGTTTTGATTCCGTTTATTTATAATTATATTGGAAATTTGGATGACCAAGTGGCGATTGTTCGTAAAAAAGAGCAGTATGGAGTGATTAATCAACAAGGTAAATTGGTATTACCTCCTGTTTTTCAGACTTCACCAGAGCTTAGGGACAACCATGTTCGTTACAAGGACCCTAATGGCGCTTTGCAGTTATTTGATTTTGACGAAAAGGGAGAACTGATTAAGAATACAACATTTTCGAACCTAAAATCACTAAAAATTCGCATCTCTAACCGAGGAGCTAATCTTGCTGTTAATAATACTCCAAGGAACACAACCAATCCTTATCAAATTAGTGATAGTCTGTGCTGGTTGTTTCATTCTGGCTCTAGAATGTGGGGCTTGTGGAATCTCCAAACCAAAAAATATAAATTTGCACCACAATGGTCCAGTGTGGTCGTTCTTAAACAACAAGGATTAAGCATTGTTGGGCAATCCGATTTGGACATAGGGGGGCGGCTTAATACAGGGCGGATTAAGTTGAGAGTCAATGAAGTTTTTGGTTTATTTAATAATAAGCACGGTTTGCCAATTTCTAAGATGGAATTTATTGACATTAGAATGTCTGATTTTCAAACCTTAGGTTTGGATATTGCACGTTGTATTTTTGTTGGTGGTTCGCATGGTTTGCTCAAAAGTAATGGCAGGGTCTTGGCTAGGGGCTATGTGTATATTGGTGAGTTTATAGAAGGCAAAGCAAGGGCAACCAAAAAGGGGCGTTTAGTTGTTGACTTAGATAGAAAGATCAAACGTCCAATAGGAAAAGCTAGTACCTATTACAATAGTTTAAGAGCAAGCTATAGTTTTGATAATGATGATGATCCTAAATTTTTTAGGGCGTTAAATACTCATGGTCAGTTGTATTGTGTGGATGCTAAATGGGGGTATATTGATAGCTTAGGAGGAAAAAATAGTGGTTTTAAGTATGATTATGTAGAAAACTATTCAAACGATCGAGCATTGATTCGTCAGGATGGCAAATGGGGAATGTTAGACCATGAGGGAAATGAAGTTTTAGCACCTGCTTATGACAATTTTAATTTTTTGCCCAATGCCAATAAAAAACTCTTCTTTATTACTCGTAATCAGCAACTCTATGGTGCAATTGATAGCAATGCAAAAATTATTGTGCCCGTTAAATACACCAGAATTAGAACCTACAAAGAAGATAGAATTGCTGTCAAAAATCAGGCTGGACGCTGGGGCTATGTAGATCGAAATTCCAATGAAATTATTAAGACAAAGTATCGAGTAGCCTATGATTTTAGCGAAGGCTTGGCGGTTATATTCGATCAATCAAGATGGGGTGCCTTAGATCAAAATGGAAATGTAGTAATTAAACCTCAGTATCTTAAAATGGGGAGTTTTGTAGAGGGCAAGGCTTGGGTGCATCTTGCTAGAGGAAAAAAAGGCTATATTAACCAAAAGGGGAAGTTATTATTTTCTGGAAAATACTCTAAACTAACCGACTTTAAGGATGGTATAGCAAGAGTTTTTGTTCGAAAAAAAGGCTGGGGCTTGATGGATACCACAGGGCACTTGATCCTAAAACCTAAAAGACATTTTAAAAAAATAGAACCATTTAATAACTATGGTTTAGCTAAGGTAAAAATAGGCAAGAAGTATCGCCTAATTAATCGGGAGGGTAAATTTGTTGGAAAGAGAGCTTATGGAGCCATTAAGGAATTCAATGAAGGACTCGCTATTGTTCGACTACAAGCATTAAGTGGTTTTCATTTCGGAAGGCCTAATCTTAAATGGACCTTTATTGATACCACAGGAGAGTTGGTTACCAAGAATGAATTTAGACAATTGCAGGCTTTTTCTGAAGGAAGGGCTGCTTTTACCAACGAAGATTCTAAACGAGGTTATATTAATAAAGAAGGAGCGGTAATTATAGAACCAGTTTATTTTAGAGTAGAGGAATTTAAAGAAAATAGAGCAGTCGTTTGGGACAATTATAATCGAACGGGAGTCATTGATACCACAGGAAAAGTAATTATACCAATCGAATACAATAAAATCCTTGACATTAATCAGGGGTTGGCATTGGTTCGAAAAAATTCTTGGACTTATTATTTTGTTCGGGAAGATACCAAGCGACACACCCCAAATAATTTTTCAGGCGCTCATATTTTTGAAGGTAATGTTACCCCTGTCAAATCCAATAACAAATGGGGCGTTATCAATGAAAAAGGTTTGCAAATGTTGATTCCTAAATACGCTAAAATTACTCCCTTTGAGGAAGGGGTTGCTAAGGTTTCGGTGACCGATCTAATAGGCGTTGTAGATGTTAATGGAAAGGTGATTATAGAACCAGAATACGAATACATAGCTTATGTGGGCAAAGGCTTGTTCAGGGTAGAACGAGGCGATAAAATGGGCTATCTAAATATGGATGGTGAGTGGGTTTGGTCGATGAAGTAA
- a CDS encoding macro domain-containing protein, whose translation MIKEVEGDILLTNAQAIAHGVAPMDHFDRGLALALRSNYPSMAKDFRHYCHLTNPSPGGAWIWGGVGGVRIINLMTQEPAKQLNGHPGEATLPSVNHALKELVKMVKKEDIKSLALPKLATGYGNLDWEKVKPLIYDRLGDLDIPVYIYSLYVKDKKAEE comes from the coding sequence ATGATTAAGGAAGTAGAAGGAGATATTTTATTGACAAACGCTCAAGCTATAGCACATGGAGTAGCACCAATGGATCATTTTGATAGAGGTTTGGCATTGGCTTTAAGAAGCAACTATCCATCTATGGCAAAAGATTTTAGACATTATTGTCACCTTACGAACCCTTCGCCAGGAGGGGCTTGGATTTGGGGTGGTGTTGGAGGTGTGCGCATCATTAATCTAATGACGCAAGAGCCTGCCAAACAACTTAATGGACACCCTGGAGAGGCTACTTTGCCAAGTGTGAACCACGCTTTGAAGGAATTGGTAAAGATGGTTAAAAAAGAAGACATCAAGAGTTTGGCATTGCCTAAACTAGCAACAGGGTATGGTAATTTGGATTGGGAGAAGGTAAAACCATTGATTTATGATCGTTTAGGAGACTTAGATATACCCGTCTATATTTATAGCTTGTACGTAAAAGACAAAAAAGCAGAAGAATAA
- a CDS encoding pyridoxamine 5'-phosphate oxidase family protein, with the protein MERVTLKTERTTVKRVPKRGIYDKERICQILDQGYLANIGFTIEGQTFVIPTLYGRLDDHLYIHGAASSRMLKSIVEQSICFSVSLVNGIVLARSAFHHSMNYQSVSLLGQPVLVENLVEKELGLKIISDHLIPNRWEEVRGPNTKELKGTTVLKLLIEEGAAKVRTGHPKDEKQDYDLAVWAGQIPLKTIALEAIDDELLRPNISVSPSVQNYIQNINS; encoded by the coding sequence ATGGAAAGAGTAACGTTAAAAACAGAGCGAACAACCGTCAAACGAGTTCCCAAACGAGGCATTTATGACAAAGAACGTATTTGCCAAATTTTAGATCAAGGCTATTTAGCCAATATTGGGTTTACGATTGAAGGGCAAACCTTTGTTATTCCTACCCTCTATGGTCGCCTAGATGACCATTTATATATTCACGGTGCGGCCAGTAGTCGAATGCTCAAAAGTATTGTAGAACAATCGATTTGCTTTAGTGTCTCCTTGGTCAATGGCATTGTCCTCGCTCGGTCAGCCTTTCATCATTCTATGAATTATCAATCGGTTTCGTTGTTGGGGCAACCCGTTTTGGTAGAAAACCTAGTAGAGAAAGAGTTGGGGTTAAAAATTATTTCCGATCATCTCATCCCCAATCGTTGGGAAGAAGTACGGGGTCCAAATACAAAGGAGCTAAAAGGAACTACCGTGTTAAAATTATTGATAGAAGAAGGAGCGGCCAAAGTTCGAACAGGACATCCCAAAGATGAAAAACAAGATTATGACTTAGCCGTATGGGCAGGGCAAATTCCGCTAAAAACAATCGCCCTAGAAGCGATTGATGACGAATTGTTGCGCCCCAATATTTCGGTCAGTCCTAGTGTTCAAAATTATATCCAAAACATAAATAGTTGA
- a CDS encoding AtuA-related protein: protein MKKIRLIDIAAARSGDKNDICNIGVLANNPQNYKLLKEYLTAEKVKTHFGALIKGKVIRYEWDALEALNFVCYEALDGGASRSLRVDTLGKNFSSHLLRMELEVPQ from the coding sequence ATGAAAAAAATACGACTCATTGATATTGCTGCCGCTCGCTCTGGCGACAAAAATGACATTTGTAACATAGGTGTCTTGGCAAATAATCCTCAAAATTACAAACTGCTAAAAGAGTATTTAACCGCAGAAAAAGTCAAAACACACTTTGGGGCGCTTATCAAAGGAAAGGTGATTCGTTATGAGTGGGACGCTTTAGAGGCACTCAATTTTGTTTGCTATGAAGCCTTGGATGGCGGCGCTTCTCGTTCTTTGCGAGTAGATACCCTCGGAAAAAATTTTTCTAGCCATCTGCTGAGGATGGAATTAGAGGTTCCTCAATAA